The following are encoded in a window of Lynx canadensis isolate LIC74 chromosome B1, mLynCan4.pri.v2, whole genome shotgun sequence genomic DNA:
- the GRPEL1 gene encoding grpE protein homolog 1, mitochondrial has translation MAARCVRVARRSLPALALSLRSSPRLLCTAMKQKNSGQNLEEDVGQNEQKTDTPSTEKILLDEKAKLEEQLKETVEKYKRALADTENLRQRSQKLVEEAKLYGIQGFCKDLLEVADILEKATQSVPKEEVKDDNPHLKNLYEGLVMTELQIQKVFTKHGLLRLDPVGAKFDPYEHEALFHTPVEGKEPGTVALVSKVGYKLHGRTLRPALVGVVKAA, from the exons ATGGCGGCTCGGTGCGTGAGGGTGGCGCGGCGTAGCCTCCCGGCTTTGGCACTGTCTCTTAG ATCCTCTCCTCGGCTGTTGTGCACGGCTATGAAACAGAAGAACAGTGGCCAGAACCTGGAAGAGGACGTGGGtcaaaatgaacagaagacagaTACTCCCTCTACAGAGAAGATACTCCTGGACGAGAAGGCCAAGCTAGAAGAGCAGCTGAAGGAGACCGTG gaaaaatataagCGAGCTTTGGCAGATACTGAGAATTTGCGACAGAGGAGCCAAAAATTGGTGGAAGAGGCAAAATTATATG GCATCCAGGGCTTCTGTAAGGACCTGCTGGAGGTCGCAGACATCTTGGAGAAGGCGACGCAGAGTGTCCCGAAGGAGGAGGTTAAAGATGACAACCCGCACCTGAAGAACCTGTACGAGGGGCTCGTGATGACGGAGCTCCAGATCCAGAAGGTGTTCACGAAGCACGGCCTGCTCCGGCTGGACCCCGTGGGGGCCAAGTTTGACCCCTATGAGCACGAGGCCTTGTTCCACACGCcggtggaggggaaggagccgGGCACGGTGGCGCTGGTCAGCAAAGTGGGTTACAAGCTACACGGGCGCACCCTGCGGCCCGCCCTGGTGGGGGTGGTGAAGGCGGCGTAG